One genomic region from Pararge aegeria chromosome 14, ilParAegt1.1, whole genome shotgun sequence encodes:
- the LOC120629247 gene encoding 15-hydroxyprostaglandin dehydrogenase [NAD(+)]-like, whose amino-acid sequence MDRDVKGKVAVITGAADGLGLAMAKSFLQKGAKLVVGLDVNEEQGKKSEASLRSEFGNDRVVFYKCNVQTDLETIYNKIISEYKNIDLLINNAGVLDELNIRRTIEVNTIALMEWTVKFYEYMRIDKGGKGGTIINVSSIYGFRVLPYIPYYHASKFAVIGFSKSLGHEDNFKRTGVRVATLCPGLTYTNMANHPKIKEEEMMPQLEVCLMAHDWQDPEDIGRGTVEIFEKADSASVWLVEGRRPAEKLKF is encoded by the coding sequence ATGGATCGTGACGTGAAGGGAAAAGTTGCAGTCATAACTGGAGCCGCCGACGGTCTCGGCTTGGCTATGGCTAAGAGCTTTCTGCAGAAAGGTGCTAAGCTCGTGGTGGGACTGGATGTCAACGAGGAACAGGGAAAAAAATCAGAAGCATCCTTGAGATCAGAATTTGGGAACGACAGGGTTGTCTTCTACAAATGTAACGTACAAACGGATCTGGAAACTATTTACAACAAAATCATTAGTGAATACAAAAACATCGACCTGCTCATAAACAATGCAGGTGTACTTGATGAATTAAACATCAGGCGAACGATTGAAGTAAACACCATAGCCCTGATGGAATGGACTGTGAAATTCTATGAGTACATGAGAATTGACAAAGGTGGGAAAGGTGGAACCATAATAAATGTATCATCAATCTACGGTTTTAGAGTGCTTCCCTATATTCCTTATTACCATGCATCCAAGTTTGCTGTTATCGGATTCTCGAAATCTCTCGGCCATGAGGATAATTTCAAGAGGACGGGCGTTCGCGTAGCTACTCTGTGTCCAGGTTTGACATACACGAATATGGCTAACCATCCAAAGATAAAGGAAGAAGAAATGATGCCTCAGCTGGAAGTTTGCTTGATGGCACACGATTGGCAGGATCCTGAAGATATCGGTAGGGGTACGGTCGAGATTTTTGAAAAAGCTGATAGTGCGTCTGTATGGCTTGTAGAGGGTAGGAGACCGGCTGAAAAATTGAAGTTTTGA